From the genome of Drosophila melanogaster chromosome 2L, one region includes:
- the CG5131 gene encoding uncharacterized protein, with protein MEFLTKVWAKEATAPEAIEAITGAAQEKQNAKTEKASASKETSTEETTTAQKDWGYDLYPERRGETFKPKWTRVLFGLEGQENIDRFKCEENVYWCVKNGPLVKLMMGALKSSGCPIDLRRHISCEVCDPTVTGGYDPKLNQIVVCQNMARNKSMVHGVLTHEMIHMFDYCNNDMDFRNVDHLACTEIRAANLAHCSFLSAMFQGDASPFNVKEAHQNCVKSKALASVLAVRNISKADAVAAVERVFPKCYADLEPIGRRIRRNSTDQQKAYMEAPMYGYDVY; from the exons ATGGAGTTCCTGACTAAAGTGTGGGCCAAAGAGGCAACAGCGCCCGAGGCAATAGAAGCCATCACCGGCGCAgcgcaagaaaaacaaaatgcaaagaCTGAAAAAGCATCTGCCAGTAAGGAGACGAGCACCGAAGAAACCACCACTGCTCAAAAGGATTGGGGCTACGACCTTTATCCGGAGCGAAGGGGCGAAACCTTCAAGCCCAAATGGACACGAGTCCTGTTCGGCTTGGAGGGGCAGGAGAACATTGATCGTTTCAAGTGCGAGGAGAATGTGTACTGGTGTGTCAAAAATGGTCCGCTGGTCAAACTGATGATGGGAGCACTGAAAAGTTCCGGTTGTCCCATCGATCTGCGCCGACACATCTCATGCGAGGTGTGCGACCCCACAGTCACCGGCGGTTACGATCCCAAGCTCAACCAGATCGTGGTCTGCCAGAATATGGCCAGGAACAAGAGCATGGTCCATGGAGTGCTAACGCACGAGATGATTCACATGTTCGACTACTGCAATAACGACATGGACTTCCGCAACGTGGACCACCTGGCCTGCACAGAGATCAGGGCGGCAAACCTGGCGCATTGCTCCTTCTTGAGCGCCATGTTCCAAGGAGATGCCTCGCCATTTAATGTCAAGGAAGCGCATCAG AACTGCGTCAAGTCCAAAGCCCTAGCTTCCGTGCTCGCTGTTCGCAATATTAGCAAAGCAGATGCCGTCGCTGCTGTGGAACGTGTCTTTCCCAAATGCTATGCAGACTTGGAGCCCATTGGCCGGAGAATCCGTCGCAATTCCACGGACCAGCAGAAGGCTTACATGGAGGCACCCATGTATGGCTATGATGTATATTAA
- the GCS2beta gene encoding glucosidase 2 beta subunit, isoform A, producing the protein MQSLQLSQVLLIPLLLALVATNVGSASEVPRPLGVPLAKASLYQPRAGENSWTCLDGSRTIPFSHINDDYCDCADGSDEPGTAACPQGQFHCVNKGHQPVNIPSSQVQDGICDCCDGSDESETVGCPNTCLELGAAAAVQRRNAAELHKRGAERRQEMITRGKQMRAEREARRLELDQRRKEQELLRAEKEQLKQTAEALEAEAIEIFKEQQREVDADTAQAEREPQQMRQEATLTFVRYDTNKDGFVEVTELMVDMNLDRDRNGVVTVEEAKYFLDERERVDLDAFVTLAWPRIKSLQMLAEGLFQPPQPEEVAQQPEVTTESIQPTPPKLSEEQAELAGDDDIEADEEGEEDQYDDEEPDVGVGEASPDAEEATPPNYDPETQRLIQQANEARNALEEVERSLREIQQEVNEIDDQNNKGYGLTEEWAVHDGQCYNFEDREYVYTLCPFDRASQKSRSGGPETTLGRWDKWSGEPKQYSQQKYTNGAACWNGPNRSAIINISCALEPKITAVSEPNRCEYYFEFETPAACDSEAFQSESENLHDEL; encoded by the exons ATGCAAAGCTTGCAACTTAGCCAAGTGCTGCTAATACCGCTCCTGCTGGCCCTGGTGGCCACCAACGTAGGCTCTGCCAGCGAAGTTCCACGTCCGCTGGGTGTTCCGCTGGCCAAGGCTTCACTGTACCAACCTCGGGCGGGCGAAAACAGTTGGACCTGCTTGGATGGCAGCCGCACCATACCCTTCTCCCACATCAACGACGATTACTGCGACTGTGCGGATGGAAGCGATGAACCTGGCACTGCGGCCTGTCCGCAGGGCCAGTTCCATTGTGTGAACAAAGGCCACCAGCCGGTAAATATACCCAGTTCGCAGGTGCAGGACGGCATCTGTGACTGCTGCGATGGCAGTGACGAGTCAGAGACGGTCGGTTGCCCGAATACCTGCTTGGAACTCGGAGCAGCGGCGGCTGTCCAAAGGCGGAATGCAGCGGAGCTGCACAAACGTGGAGCTGAGCGGCGACAGGAGATGATTACCCGTGGCAAGCAGATGAGGGCCGAGCGAGAGGCGCGCCGCCTTGAGCTAGATCAACGACGCAAGGAACAGGAACTGCTGCGCGCCGAAAAGGAGCAGCTCAAGCAAACCGCTGAGGCTCTAGAGGCAGAAGCCATTGAAATCTTTAAGGAGCAACAGCGCGAGGTGGATGCTGACACCGCACAGGCGGAGCGGGAGCCGCAACAGATGCGCCAAGAGGCCACGCTCACCTTTGTGCGCTACGACACCAACAAAGATGGCTTCGTCGAAGTTACCGAACTGATGGTCGACATGAATCTGGACAGAGATCGCAACGGCGTGGTAACTGTGGAGGAGGCCAAGTACTTCCTGGACGAGCGCGAACGAGTGGATCTAGATGCTTTCGTAACGCTGGCCTGGCCGCGTATTAAGTCTCTGCAAATGCTGGCCGAGGGTCTGTTCCAGCCGCCGCAGCCGGAGGAAGTTGCCCAGCAGCCAGAGGTCACCACCGAGTCGATCCAGCCCACTCCACCAAAGCTAAGCGAAG AACAAGCTGAACTCGCCGGCGATGATGATATTGAAGCCGACGAAGAGGGTGAGGAGGATCAGTACGATGATGAGGAACCCGATGTGGGCGTTGGCGAAGCCTCTCCGGATGCGGAAGAAGCCACGCCACCTAACTACGATCCGGAGACGCAGCGTTTGATCCAGCAGGCCAATGAGGCGCGAAATGCTCTCGAGGAAGTGGAGCGCAGCCTGCGCGAGATTCAGCAGGAGGTTAACGAGATCGACGACCAGAACAACAAGGGCTACGGCCTGACCGAGGAGTGGGCCGTGCACGATGGCCAGTGCTACAATTTCGAAGATCGGGAGTATGTGTACACCCTTTGTCCCTTCGATCGGGCCTCCCAGAAGTCGAGGAGCGGTGGGCCTGAAACCACGCTGGGTCGCTGGGACAAATGGAGTGGAGAGCCAAAGCAATATTCCCAACAAAAGTACACCAATGGTGCTGCCTGCTGGAATGGTCCAAACCGTTCGGCCATCATCAACATTAGTTGTGCCCTGGAACCCAAAATCACTGCCGTCAGCGAGCCCAATCGCTGTGAATACTACTTTGAATTCGAAACTCCCGCCGCCTGCGACAGCGAAGCTTTCCAGTCCGAATCGGAGAATCTGCACGACGAACTCTGA
- the CG43220 gene encoding uncharacterized protein — translation MFWDLLGGIFEFLFGLLFPSSGSGDEPDSEEVETT, via the exons ATGTTTTGGGATCTGCTTGGTGGAATTTTCGAGTTTCTTTTCGGGCTCTTGTTTCCTA GTTCTGGTAGTGGGGATGAGCCAGACTCCGAGGAGGTCGAAACCACTTGA
- the Lamtor3 gene encoding late endosomal/lysosomal adaptor, MAPK and MTOR activator 3, isoform A encodes MSDDIKKYLDGLLQKVSGLYVIQITDRDGVPLLRVSQEKNVDFALMPSFIPTFTTACDQASKLGLGRNKTIISMYSNYQVVQMNKLPLILTFVGAENCNTGHILALEHQVDGYLEDIKQAVTEA; translated from the exons atGTCGGACGACATCAAGAAGTATTTAGACGGCCTGCTGCAAAA GGTCAGCGGGCTGTACGTTATTCAGATTACGGATCGCGACGGAGTGCCCCTCCTGCGGGTTAGCCAGGAGAAGAACGTGGACTTCGCCCTGATGCCCTCGTTCATACCCACATTCACCACCGCCTGCGATCAGGCCAGCAAACTGGGATTGGGCAGAAACAAGACCATCATCTCCATGTACTCCAATTACCAGGTGGTCCAGATGAACAAGCTGCCGCTCATCCTGACCTTTGTGGGCGCGGAGAACTGTAACACGGGACACATTCTCGCACTGGAGCACCAGGTCGATGGCTATTTGGAGGACATTAAACAGGCTGTCACCGAGGCCTAA
- the CG43645 gene encoding uncharacterized protein — translation MDCCELPEIFLSFLNDLFFSDITDAEYLGDYYDNYN, via the exons ATGGACTGTTGTGAGCTGCCGGAAATATTTTTGAGCTTCCTCAACGACCTTTTCTTCTCAGACATAA CTGATGCGGAGTACTTGGGCGATTATTACGACAACTACAATTGA
- the CG43221 gene encoding uncharacterized protein, whose protein sequence is MEDCEIIGMIFEIIGDMLFGSDTSSDDDYDESST, encoded by the exons ATGGAGGATTGTGAAATAATTGGAATGATATTCGAAATCATTGGGGATATGCTGTTTGGCA GTGATACCTCATCAGATGATGATTACGATGAGTCGAGCACctag